In Desulfosediminicola ganghwensis, a single window of DNA contains:
- a CDS encoding ferrous iron transporter B encodes MKDAAQPVVGSENRPDRYNYALIGNMNVGKTVIFSKLSTKKVKSINLPGSTVSIQGAPIRGARGCLYDTPGNVSIFSDNEDESAVREILLSSKYTGEINGIVLIADAKNLSRSLAIALQYSEFGLPMILNINMMDEAVSRGIEIDTRKLSEILGIEVTTSIAPEGMGLRDLVGKFSQLRPANFGISYTPAMDELLTDIDELLGESRVSARAIGLLLIHDDLDARKYVRELKGEEVLTSILHLVERFRRNNPTHNRDILVDHYNGLARNVADDVQRREPVSGNSRLATFGDMCTSYLTGIPIAMLVLTLMYFFIGAFGATYLVDTLNVTFFQGILLPAVGQVTDRLSNEFLRDMIMDPDFGILPTGVFLAMGLVLPVIFCFYIAFGVLEDSGYLPRISILLDKIFQKLGLNGKGVIPLVMGFSCVTMALLTTRVLNTEKEKIIASFLLYLCLPCAPLIAVMLVILDKMPFSATLTVFGVLGSQILIAGYLLNKLLPGQRSPLFLEIPPMRLPKPLAVIKMALAKTWFFMLEALPVFIIASMAVFLFERAGGLRLLEHTLGPMIHHLMGLPEKSVQVFIKTMIRRESGAAELEHLHMIYTNLQLVVNLLVMTFVAPCINSFIVLFKERGLKTGMGINVAVFLYAILLGSIVNYLCLTFGVTFT; translated from the coding sequence ATGAAAGACGCTGCACAACCAGTTGTTGGCTCAGAGAACAGACCTGATAGATATAATTATGCCCTGATAGGGAATATGAATGTCGGGAAGACTGTTATCTTTTCAAAGCTCTCAACAAAGAAAGTCAAATCGATCAATCTGCCTGGTTCAACGGTTTCCATTCAGGGTGCACCCATACGCGGAGCCCGGGGATGCCTCTATGATACTCCGGGCAACGTCTCCATTTTCTCAGACAATGAAGATGAGAGCGCAGTACGTGAGATACTGCTTTCCAGTAAATATACCGGTGAGATAAACGGCATTGTGTTGATTGCTGATGCTAAAAATCTCTCCAGATCTCTGGCGATTGCCCTGCAGTACAGCGAGTTCGGTCTGCCGATGATTCTCAACATCAATATGATGGATGAGGCGGTCTCGCGCGGTATTGAAATAGATACCAGAAAGCTCTCGGAGATACTGGGAATCGAGGTGACTACCAGTATTGCCCCGGAAGGGATGGGTCTTCGCGATCTGGTTGGCAAATTTTCACAATTGCGACCTGCGAACTTCGGTATCAGCTACACTCCTGCCATGGATGAGTTGCTGACGGATATCGACGAACTGCTCGGCGAAAGCCGGGTTTCAGCCAGGGCAATAGGACTGCTATTGATCCATGATGACCTGGACGCCAGGAAATATGTTCGTGAGCTCAAAGGTGAGGAGGTATTGACTTCGATTCTTCATCTTGTCGAGCGTTTCAGGAGAAACAACCCCACCCATAATCGTGACATACTTGTTGATCATTATAATGGTCTTGCCCGTAATGTGGCAGATGACGTGCAACGAAGGGAACCTGTCTCAGGTAACTCACGTCTGGCGACCTTTGGTGATATGTGTACCTCGTACCTCACGGGGATTCCCATCGCCATGCTGGTGCTCACCCTTATGTATTTCTTTATCGGTGCATTTGGGGCTACCTATCTTGTAGATACCCTCAACGTTACTTTTTTTCAGGGTATTCTTCTTCCTGCGGTGGGGCAGGTGACGGACCGGCTCTCCAACGAGTTCCTGCGTGATATGATCATGGACCCGGATTTCGGTATTCTGCCCACCGGTGTTTTTTTGGCCATGGGCTTGGTTTTGCCGGTAATATTCTGTTTTTATATAGCTTTTGGAGTGTTGGAGGATTCTGGGTATCTGCCGAGAATTTCCATATTGCTCGACAAGATCTTCCAGAAGCTTGGCCTGAACGGCAAGGGTGTCATTCCATTGGTAATGGGCTTTTCCTGTGTGACCATGGCGCTTTTGACCACCAGGGTACTGAATACGGAAAAAGAGAAAATCATTGCTTCCTTTCTGCTCTATCTGTGCCTGCCATGCGCACCGCTTATTGCAGTGATGCTTGTTATTCTCGACAAAATGCCATTTTCTGCGACTTTGACTGTTTTCGGGGTGCTTGGCAGCCAGATCCTGATTGCCGGTTATCTGCTCAATAAACTTCTGCCGGGCCAGCGCTCACCGTTGTTTCTGGAAATCCCTCCCATGAGGTTGCCGAAGCCACTTGCCGTAATCAAAATGGCTCTGGCCAAGACCTGGTTCTTCATGCTTGAGGCATTGCCGGTATTTATCATTGCTTCCATGGCGGTGTTCCTTTTTGAGCGGGCGGGGGGACTCCGGTTACTGGAACATACCTTAGGCCCCATGATCCACCACCTGATGGGGTTGCCGGAAAAAAGTGTGCAGGTTTTCATTAAGACCATGATTCGCCGTGAGAGCGGTGCTGCGGAGCTGGAGCATCTGCATATGATCTACACCAACCTGCAACTGGTGGTGAACCTTCTGGTGATGACCTTTGTGGCTCCTTGTATCAACTCATTTATCGTGCTGTTCAAGGAGCGGGGATTAAAGACCGGGATGGGGATAAATGTTGCGGTGTTTCTTTATGCGATACTGCTGGGAAGTATTGTGAATTATCTGTGTCTCACCTTTGGTGTAACCTTTACCTGA
- a CDS encoding metal-dependent transcriptional regulator, giving the protein MLNERLEEILEAIWVAREKKQSSLAAIRENCAIQFSGSELKALERNKMVLLNGDEVHFTHEGEKLGKVIIRRHRLAEVLVTSILKVKKHKMHEIACEFEHSLQAEVEESICTLLGHPEVCPDGKSIPPGVCCKNNSTRVENTVTSLIELSPGEQGRITYIKPGSHSNLHQLLSFGLSPGVTVTVHRTSPAFCVKFENTELALDPEIAKNIFVWKTSCLLK; this is encoded by the coding sequence ATGCTCAATGAACGACTTGAGGAAATTTTAGAGGCGATATGGGTCGCCAGGGAAAAGAAGCAGAGTTCTCTCGCTGCTATACGTGAGAACTGTGCAATACAGTTCTCAGGGTCTGAGCTTAAGGCGTTAGAACGAAACAAAATGGTGTTGTTGAATGGCGATGAGGTGCATTTCACCCACGAGGGCGAAAAACTCGGTAAGGTTATAATCAGGCGGCATCGCCTGGCCGAGGTGCTGGTTACTTCCATTCTGAAAGTAAAGAAGCATAAAATGCACGAGATAGCCTGTGAGTTCGAGCATTCCCTGCAGGCGGAGGTTGAAGAGTCGATTTGTACTCTTTTAGGGCATCCTGAGGTGTGTCCTGACGGTAAGTCGATTCCTCCCGGTGTGTGCTGTAAAAACAATTCCACCAGGGTTGAAAACACGGTTACCAGCTTAATTGAACTTTCGCCGGGAGAACAGGGACGCATAACCTATATAAAACCCGGCAGTCACTCCAACCTGCATCAATTACTTTCATTCGGTCTCAGCCCGGGGGTGACGGTAACTGTGCATCGAACATCGCCCGCCTTTTGTGTAAAGTTTGAAAACACTGAACTGGCGCTTGACCCTGAAATTGCAAAAAATATCTTTGTCTGGAAAACAAGCTGCCTGCTGAAATAG
- a CDS encoding NADP-dependent isocitrate dehydrogenase, which translates to MQKIKVKNPVVELDGDEMTRIIWEFIKSKLILPYLDIDLKYYDLSMENRDQTDDQVTVEAANAIKEFGVGVKCATITPDEARVEEFGLKKMWKSPNGTIRNIIGGTVFRQPIICENIPRLVPGWKRPIVIGRHAFGDQYRATDFLVPGAGKLTMKFEPADGGEPIEYEVFDFPASGCAMGMYNLDESIRGFARSCMNYGLNLGWPVYLSTKNTILKKYDGRFKDIFQEVYENEFTEKFKAAGITYEHRLIDDMVAAALKWDGGFVWACKNYDGDVQSDTVAQGFGSLGLMTSVLMTEDGKTIEAEAAHGTVTRHYREHQKGNKTSTNPIASIFAWTRGLAYRGKFDETPEVVKFAETLENVCVETVESGFMTKDLALLVGEGQTFLTTEEFLAKLDENLQKALA; encoded by the coding sequence ATGCAGAAAATTAAGGTGAAAAATCCGGTCGTTGAACTCGATGGTGATGAGATGACCCGGATCATATGGGAGTTTATTAAAAGTAAACTTATCCTGCCATATCTGGATATTGATCTGAAGTATTACGATCTTTCCATGGAAAATCGCGATCAGACAGATGACCAGGTTACTGTCGAGGCGGCCAATGCCATCAAGGAGTTTGGTGTGGGCGTGAAGTGTGCCACCATCACCCCGGACGAGGCCCGTGTCGAGGAGTTTGGTTTAAAGAAGATGTGGAAATCCCCCAACGGTACTATCCGCAACATTATAGGTGGCACCGTTTTTCGTCAGCCGATCATCTGTGAAAATATCCCCCGCCTGGTGCCGGGTTGGAAAAGACCTATCGTCATTGGCCGTCACGCATTCGGTGACCAGTACCGTGCGACGGATTTTCTGGTACCCGGAGCAGGGAAACTGACCATGAAATTCGAGCCTGCAGACGGTGGCGAGCCCATCGAATACGAGGTGTTCGATTTTCCTGCTAGTGGCTGTGCAATGGGTATGTATAACCTCGATGAGTCGATTCGCGGTTTTGCCCGATCATGCATGAATTACGGGTTGAATCTCGGTTGGCCGGTGTATCTCTCCACCAAAAATACCATCCTGAAAAAATATGATGGCCGCTTCAAGGACATCTTTCAGGAGGTATACGAGAATGAATTTACAGAAAAATTCAAGGCGGCCGGCATTACCTATGAGCATCGTCTGATCGATGATATGGTTGCCGCCGCACTCAAGTGGGATGGCGGTTTTGTCTGGGCCTGCAAGAACTACGACGGCGATGTACAATCCGATACCGTTGCCCAGGGCTTCGGCTCACTCGGTCTGATGACTTCGGTGCTTATGACCGAGGATGGCAAAACCATTGAAGCAGAGGCGGCCCATGGTACCGTAACCCGCCACTATCGCGAGCACCAGAAGGGCAACAAGACCTCGACCAACCCTATAGCTTCTATCTTTGCCTGGACCAGGGGCCTGGCCTATCGTGGCAAATTTGACGAGACTCCAGAGGTTGTGAAGTTTGCAGAAACTCTGGAAAATGTCTGTGTCGAGACCGTTGAATCGGGTTTTATGACCAAGGACCTGGCACTTCTGGTAGGTGAAGGTCAGACCTTTCTGACCACCGAAGAGTTTTTGGCCAAGCTGGACGAAAATCTGCAAAAAGCTCTTGCCTGA
- a CDS encoding bifunctional aconitate hydratase 2/2-methylisocitrate dehydratase, which translates to MLAEYQKHVEERQAAGLPPLPLTAGQTRDLVCLLEQEEKTGLLVELLGERVEPGVGKAAKVKAEWLLKVAEGRVEVEGFTPDSAIGQLSRMGGGYNVEALIRLLSVEAVAGTAAEGLKKLIKVYEAFDRVKELAVDNEHARGVLESWAKAEWFYNSPEIPASVELTIYKVEGEINTDDFSPGNQAQSRADIPLHATHFGTKRFPGGVEAIRNFRKAGKSIGFAGDVVGTGSSRKSAINSLVWHVGEDIPGVPNKRCGGVVVGSIIAPIFYATARDAGVLPIQADVSSLAIGEQVTLNLKTWTMTRENGESVELVPPPATLLDEYRAGGRLNLIIGRNLTRAACDALGIEYPEFRKVDNPKPAADQGYTLAQKMVGRACGLEGVLPGTVCEPKITTVGSQDTTGPMTMQEIAELACLRFKADLFMQSFCHTAAYPKASDPVRWQIMKETTESCGGVVLKPGDGVIHSWLNRMLVPDTVGTGGDSHTRFPLGISFPAGSGLVAFAGALGFMPLEMPQSVLVRFKGQRQPGITVRDMVNAIPYQAIKKGLLTVDKKGKKNIFAGTVLEIEGIEDLSVEEAFELSDASAERSAAAATLKLPLEAVIENVRGNVALLKSMVADGYSDKECIERRIATLEGWLADPSLLEADATAEYLTVIEIDLNELKEPLLACPNDPDDVRPLSEVAGTVIDEAFIGSCMVHIGHLRTASRLVAGKEYSKGQLWVAPPTRMARDTLLAEGSLSNFSQVGARVEIPGCSLCMGNQARVRPGVTVMSTSTRNFDNRLGDNTKVFLGSTELTVYAALYGQLPTAEEYIEFVKE; encoded by the coding sequence ATGCTTGCTGAATATCAAAAACATGTCGAGGAGAGGCAGGCCGCGGGCTTGCCGCCGCTGCCCCTCACAGCAGGTCAGACCCGTGATCTGGTATGTCTGCTCGAACAGGAGGAGAAGACCGGTCTGCTTGTCGAACTCCTGGGTGAACGCGTGGAGCCCGGTGTGGGCAAAGCCGCAAAGGTGAAAGCTGAGTGGTTACTGAAGGTTGCCGAAGGCAGAGTGGAAGTCGAGGGGTTCACCCCTGATTCTGCCATAGGCCAGCTATCCCGTATGGGTGGCGGCTACAATGTCGAAGCCCTGATACGTTTACTGAGTGTCGAGGCGGTCGCAGGCACTGCAGCCGAGGGTCTCAAGAAGCTGATCAAGGTGTATGAGGCCTTTGACAGGGTAAAGGAACTGGCCGTGGACAATGAACATGCCAGAGGGGTGCTTGAGTCATGGGCAAAGGCGGAATGGTTTTATAACAGTCCGGAAATACCTGCGTCGGTGGAACTGACCATTTACAAGGTGGAAGGTGAGATCAACACCGATGATTTCTCTCCTGGCAACCAGGCCCAGTCCCGTGCTGACATACCTCTGCACGCCACACATTTTGGAACCAAACGTTTTCCCGGTGGCGTGGAGGCAATCCGTAATTTTCGTAAAGCCGGAAAATCTATCGGTTTTGCAGGTGATGTGGTGGGCACAGGTTCTTCCAGAAAATCTGCCATCAACTCACTGGTCTGGCATGTGGGCGAAGATATTCCGGGAGTGCCCAATAAGCGCTGTGGCGGCGTGGTTGTTGGCTCCATCATTGCACCGATTTTTTATGCGACCGCCAGAGATGCGGGAGTTTTGCCTATCCAGGCGGATGTGAGTTCTCTTGCCATCGGTGAGCAGGTCACATTGAACCTGAAAACCTGGACAATGACGCGTGAAAATGGTGAGTCAGTTGAACTGGTGCCACCTCCGGCGACTTTGCTTGATGAATATCGTGCCGGGGGGAGGCTGAACCTGATTATCGGTCGCAACCTGACCCGGGCAGCCTGTGATGCACTGGGGATTGAGTATCCTGAATTCAGGAAGGTGGATAACCCTAAGCCTGCAGCAGACCAGGGCTACACTCTGGCCCAGAAGATGGTCGGGCGTGCCTGTGGCTTAGAAGGTGTGTTGCCCGGTACAGTCTGTGAGCCGAAGATCACTACGGTTGGCTCCCAGGATACAACCGGGCCGATGACTATGCAGGAGATCGCTGAGCTGGCTTGTCTCCGTTTCAAAGCTGATCTCTTTATGCAGTCATTTTGCCATACAGCCGCATATCCCAAGGCTTCGGACCCGGTGCGTTGGCAGATTATGAAAGAAACCACCGAGAGTTGCGGCGGAGTTGTGTTGAAACCCGGAGATGGAGTCATCCATTCCTGGCTGAACAGAATGCTTGTGCCTGATACCGTTGGCACCGGTGGCGACTCCCATACCCGTTTTCCTCTGGGTATTTCCTTTCCGGCAGGTTCCGGTCTTGTTGCATTTGCCGGAGCGTTGGGTTTTATGCCACTGGAGATGCCGCAGTCGGTACTGGTCCGGTTTAAGGGGCAGCGACAGCCGGGAATCACCGTACGCGATATGGTTAACGCCATCCCGTACCAGGCGATTAAAAAGGGCTTGTTGACTGTGGACAAGAAAGGCAAAAAGAACATCTTCGCCGGCACTGTCCTGGAAATAGAGGGTATTGAAGATCTGAGCGTTGAAGAGGCATTCGAGTTGAGCGATGCTTCTGCAGAACGTAGCGCCGCGGCAGCTACCCTGAAATTACCCTTGGAAGCTGTGATAGAAAATGTACGCGGGAATGTCGCGCTGCTGAAATCAATGGTGGCAGATGGTTACTCTGATAAAGAGTGCATCGAAAGGCGCATCGCCACACTTGAAGGCTGGCTTGCTGACCCGTCTCTACTCGAAGCGGATGCGACTGCTGAGTATCTCACTGTGATCGAGATCGATCTCAATGAGTTGAAGGAACCTTTACTGGCTTGTCCAAATGATCCCGACGACGTACGACCACTGAGTGAAGTTGCGGGTACTGTTATAGATGAAGCGTTTATCGGCTCCTGCATGGTGCATATCGGTCATTTGCGAACCGCCTCCAGGCTGGTGGCAGGTAAGGAGTACTCGAAAGGGCAGCTCTGGGTTGCACCGCCAACCCGTATGGCCAGGGATACCCTGCTGGCAGAAGGCAGCCTGAGCAATTTTTCCCAGGTTGGCGCCAGGGTGGAAATACCTGGCTGCAGTCTCTGTATGGGCAACCAGGCCAGAGTGCGACCGGGTGTGACGGTAATGTCTACCTCCACCCGCAATTTCGACAACCGCCTTGGCGATAATACTAAGGTTTTCCTTGGCTCTACCGAACTGACTGTTTATGCGGCTCTCTATGGCCAGTTGCCAACGGCCGAAGAGTACATAGAGTTTGTTAAAGAATAA
- a CDS encoding BCCT family transporter: MKNNPDKYSIDNTDYTVGQDNIQKWGFDVHNPVFGTSAGLIGLFLLATLLSDAHSAKAMLDGLKWNIIGAFDSLFIWTGNIMVLFCLALIVSPYGKIRLGGKDAVAEHSMLSWLAMLFAAGMGIGLMFWSVAEPVAYYTGWYETPLGVTPNTPEAARMAMGATMYHWGLHPWAMYGVVALSLAFFAYNKGLPLSIRSIFYPILGDRAWGWAGHIVDILAVLATLFGLATSLGLGAQQAASGINHVFGLNGGVGLQIGVIAGVTALAVLSVVRGIERGVKVLSNINMVVAFALLIFVGFLGIAVAMGTIPTTIGAYVENFIPLSNPHGREDEAWFQGWTVFYWAWWISWSPFVGMFIARVSKGRTIRQFITAVLIVPTLVTVVWMSVFGGLAIDQVTKKVGVLGEKGLTEVPLAMFQMFEALPFATVLSVIAVILVLVFFITSSDSGSLVIDSITAGGKLDAPVPQRVFWATIEGAIAAALLYIGGTEAIQALQAGAISTALPFTVVLLAMCVSLLLGLRTEKQ; the protein is encoded by the coding sequence ATGAAGAACAACCCAGACAAGTACAGCATTGATAATACCGATTACACGGTGGGACAGGATAATATCCAGAAATGGGGATTTGACGTCCATAACCCTGTATTTGGTACAAGCGCCGGGCTGATCGGTCTGTTTCTTTTGGCGACCCTGCTATCGGATGCACATTCAGCCAAAGCCATGCTTGACGGCTTAAAATGGAATATCATTGGTGCTTTCGATTCACTTTTTATCTGGACTGGCAACATCATGGTGCTGTTTTGCCTGGCCCTGATCGTTTCGCCATACGGTAAGATTCGGTTGGGAGGCAAAGATGCAGTTGCGGAGCACTCGATGCTCAGCTGGCTGGCAATGCTTTTTGCAGCAGGTATGGGTATCGGGTTGATGTTCTGGAGTGTGGCGGAACCGGTGGCCTACTATACCGGTTGGTATGAAACCCCGCTGGGCGTTACTCCCAATACTCCGGAAGCAGCGCGAATGGCCATGGGCGCAACAATGTATCACTGGGGATTACATCCCTGGGCTATGTATGGTGTAGTAGCGCTTTCACTGGCATTTTTTGCGTACAACAAGGGGCTGCCGCTTTCTATCCGTTCCATATTTTATCCGATTCTTGGTGATCGTGCCTGGGGCTGGGCTGGTCACATTGTCGATATCCTCGCAGTTCTCGCAACGCTGTTTGGTCTGGCAACGTCATTGGGACTTGGCGCCCAGCAGGCAGCGAGCGGTATAAATCATGTTTTTGGTCTAAACGGCGGTGTCGGTCTTCAGATTGGCGTGATTGCAGGCGTTACGGCACTGGCTGTTCTTTCTGTTGTGCGCGGTATTGAGCGCGGCGTAAAGGTGCTCAGTAATATCAACATGGTTGTGGCTTTTGCCCTGCTCATTTTTGTTGGTTTTCTCGGTATTGCCGTTGCAATGGGTACTATTCCCACAACCATCGGTGCCTACGTCGAGAACTTTATTCCGCTTTCCAATCCCCACGGACGTGAGGATGAGGCATGGTTCCAGGGTTGGACTGTGTTTTATTGGGCATGGTGGATTTCGTGGTCCCCTTTTGTTGGTATGTTTATCGCCAGGGTTTCCAAAGGTCGTACCATCAGGCAGTTTATCACTGCGGTACTGATCGTTCCCACCCTGGTTACCGTGGTCTGGATGTCCGTGTTTGGCGGCCTTGCTATTGATCAGGTAACCAAGAAAGTTGGTGTGTTGGGAGAGAAAGGGCTGACTGAAGTGCCGCTGGCGATGTTTCAGATGTTTGAGGCGCTTCCCTTTGCAACTGTGCTCTCTGTGATCGCGGTCATATTGGTCCTGGTATTTTTCATCACCTCTTCAGATTCCGGCTCGTTGGTCATTGATTCAATTACTGCGGGTGGAAAGCTGGACGCTCCGGTTCCCCAGCGTGTGTTCTGGGCGACCATCGAGGGTGCGATTGCCGCAGCCCTGCTTTACATCGGTGGCACTGAGGCGATCCAGGCCCTGCAGGCCGGAGCAATTTCCACCGCTCTGCCGTTTACTGTGGTCCTTCTGGCAATGTGTGTGAGTTTGTTGCTGGGCTTGAGGACTGAGAAACAGTAG
- a CDS encoding 3'-5' exonuclease: MMFPLRKSQRSQLSWSKIISNRLDIARDDRLRAFYQLSIIDPDIPLSQVTFVALDFETTGLNPKKHDIVSIGLIPFTLRRIFCRNAGYWLVQPRKPLGEESVVIHGITHSDIDEAPDLKRILDDVLEAMAGKITIAHFHRIEREFFDNALKARIGEGIRFPIIDTMEIEAKIQERENGGILNRLRGRHPLSIRLAESRNRYGLPPYQMHHALSDAMATAELFQAQIAYHYSPETRLGELWV, from the coding sequence ATGATGTTTCCTCTTCGAAAATCTCAACGTTCTCAACTCAGCTGGTCTAAAATCATCAGCAATCGTCTCGATATTGCACGAGATGATCGCCTTCGCGCTTTTTACCAGCTCAGCATAATCGATCCTGATATCCCTCTTAGCCAGGTCACCTTTGTTGCCCTCGACTTCGAAACAACAGGCCTCAATCCCAAAAAACACGATATCGTCAGCATTGGGCTGATCCCGTTTACTCTCAGGCGCATCTTCTGCCGCAATGCGGGATATTGGTTGGTTCAACCACGTAAACCACTGGGGGAAGAATCGGTTGTTATCCATGGGATAACCCACTCGGATATAGACGAAGCCCCGGATCTTAAACGCATACTCGATGATGTGCTGGAGGCGATGGCAGGTAAGATAACCATTGCCCACTTTCACCGTATTGAACGCGAATTTTTCGATAACGCGCTTAAAGCCAGAATCGGCGAGGGAATCCGTTTTCCTATAATCGACACCATGGAGATTGAGGCAAAAATCCAGGAAAGGGAAAATGGCGGCATTCTCAATCGCCTGCGAGGCCGACATCCACTCTCAATCCGCCTGGCTGAGAGCCGCAACCGCTACGGTCTGCCCCCCTACCAGATGCACCATGCCCTGAGTGACGCCATGGCGACCGCCGAGCTTTTTCAGGCACAGATAGCCTATCATTATTCGCCGGAGACGAGGTTGGGGGAGTTGTGGGTGTGA